In one Streptomyces venezuelae genomic region, the following are encoded:
- a CDS encoding DUF6412 domain-containing protein encodes MHDVIRGWKAAARPALLLLFLLVEVVLVDTGSLASAVALAATAAAGSALAVCSVIAARCAPLVPRTRVRTAIRDREMRTAFLPQRDPDARGRRRPRAPGRPVLTAA; translated from the coding sequence ATGCATGACGTGATCCGTGGCTGGAAGGCCGCCGCGCGCCCCGCCCTGCTCCTGCTCTTCCTCCTCGTCGAGGTCGTCCTCGTCGACACCGGAAGCCTCGCCTCCGCCGTCGCGCTCGCCGCGACCGCCGCAGCGGGCTCCGCGCTCGCCGTCTGCTCCGTCATCGCCGCGCGCTGCGCGCCCCTCGTGCCCCGCACCCGCGTGCGCACGGCCATCCGCGACCGTGAGATGCGTACGGCCTTCCTGCCCCAACGCGACCCCGACGCCAGGGGCCGCAGGCGCCCCCGAGCACCCGGCCGTCCCGTCCTGACGGCCGCGTAG
- a CDS encoding sodium:solute symporter has protein sequence MSDGAVATTVFAVFMAGTVALGLAAVRGRGKQGGIAEWSVGGRSLGAVFIWVLMAGEGYTSFSYLGAAGWGYNYGAPVLYVVAYMSCGYAVGYVVGPMLWAYARRHGLVSISDMVAHRYGRPWLGAGVALLVTVFLLPYIQLQITGMGVVVSTISYGAISLNWAYFIGFAVTTGFVVVSGLRGSAWVSVLKDVLVVGTLAFLAIYVPLHYFDGYGVFLDRIVEEKSDWLTLPGSGGSAYGEAWFATTSLLNALTVVIFPTTVAGYLGARSADGLRRNAVWLPAYNVLLFVPMLLGMAALFVVPGLVGAESNLALFKLVVDSLPAWAVGVIGVAAALSSIVPMAVFMLVIGTMWGSSVLSLLPRWRSSQRQKLASQGVVVVAGALALAMTYGAPNTLVRLSLISYEGMAQLVPMLLLGLVWRKLSLVGALSGLAVGVGIVCALVFSEHDPVFGVNAGIVALAANLAVALVVSYAGPADREDGRPDEDVLARDPLEETEDVSPGAAPAAGAR, from the coding sequence ATGAGTGACGGAGCCGTCGCCACCACCGTCTTCGCCGTGTTCATGGCCGGCACCGTCGCCCTCGGTCTCGCCGCCGTCCGCGGGCGCGGCAAACAGGGCGGGATCGCCGAGTGGTCCGTGGGCGGGCGCAGCCTCGGCGCCGTCTTCATCTGGGTGCTGATGGCGGGGGAGGGGTACACCAGCTTCAGTTATCTGGGGGCCGCCGGGTGGGGGTACAACTACGGCGCCCCCGTGTTGTACGTCGTCGCCTACATGTCCTGCGGGTACGCCGTCGGGTACGTCGTCGGGCCCATGCTCTGGGCCTACGCCCGTCGGCACGGGCTCGTCAGCATCTCCGACATGGTCGCCCACCGGTACGGGCGGCCCTGGCTCGGTGCCGGAGTCGCGCTGCTCGTCACCGTCTTCCTGCTGCCCTACATCCAGTTGCAGATCACCGGCATGGGCGTGGTCGTGTCGACGATCTCGTACGGCGCCATCAGCCTCAACTGGGCCTACTTCATCGGCTTCGCCGTCACGACCGGGTTCGTGGTCGTGAGCGGGCTGCGCGGCAGCGCATGGGTGTCCGTCCTCAAAGACGTGCTGGTGGTCGGGACGCTCGCCTTCCTCGCCATTTATGTGCCTCTTCACTACTTCGACGGATACGGGGTGTTCCTCGACCGGATCGTCGAGGAGAAGAGCGACTGGCTGACGCTGCCGGGGAGCGGCGGGAGCGCGTACGGGGAGGCCTGGTTCGCCACGACCTCGCTGCTCAACGCGCTGACTGTGGTCATCTTCCCGACCACCGTCGCGGGGTATCTGGGCGCGCGCAGCGCCGACGGGCTGCGGCGCAACGCCGTCTGGCTGCCCGCCTACAACGTGCTGCTGTTCGTGCCGATGCTGCTCGGCATGGCCGCGCTCTTCGTCGTGCCGGGGCTCGTCGGTGCCGAGTCCAATCTCGCGCTCTTCAAGCTCGTGGTCGACTCGCTGCCCGCATGGGCCGTCGGCGTCATCGGGGTTGCCGCCGCGCTCTCCTCCATCGTGCCCATGGCGGTGTTCATGCTGGTCATCGGGACGATGTGGGGCAGCAGCGTGCTGTCGCTGCTGCCCCGGTGGCGTAGTTCGCAGCGGCAGAAGCTGGCCTCGCAGGGCGTCGTCGTCGTGGCGGGCGCGCTCGCGCTCGCGATGACGTACGGGGCGCCCAACACGCTCGTACGGCTCTCGCTCATCTCGTACGAGGGGATGGCGCAGCTCGTACCGATGCTGCTTCTGGGGCTGGTGTGGCGGAAGTTGAGCCTGGTGGGTGCGTTGAGCGGGCTCGCGGTGGGTGTCGGGATCGTGTGCGCGCTCGTCTTCAGCGAGCACGATCCCGTCTTCGGGGTCAACGCGGGGATCGTCGCGCTCGCCGCGAATCTGGCGGTCGCGCTCGTGGTGTCGTACGCCGGTCCTGCCGACCGGGAGGACGGGCGGCCGGACGAGGACGTCCTCGCGCGTGATCCGCTGGAGGAGACGGAGGACGTCAGTCCCGGCGCCGCTCCCGCAGCAGGAGCACGCTGA
- a CDS encoding winged helix-turn-helix transcriptional regulator → MALGKDYVAQECSMARALEVVGERWTLLIVRDALYGVRRYNDFLAHLGIPRAVLAARLQTLVAAGVLDKRPCPEAPRRHEYVVTERGEALWPVLRALGAWGRDHISGTRPPRYFRHAACGTELGAGGDCPACGGPVPVRDVEMLPGPGLDPDPKDPVSRALARPRRLLQPVEVDPV, encoded by the coding sequence ATGGCTCTCGGTAAGGACTACGTCGCGCAGGAGTGCTCGATGGCTCGCGCCCTTGAGGTCGTGGGCGAGCGCTGGACGCTGCTCATCGTCCGCGACGCCCTTTACGGAGTGCGGCGGTACAACGACTTCCTCGCGCACCTCGGCATCCCGCGCGCCGTCCTCGCCGCCCGCCTGCAGACGCTCGTCGCCGCGGGCGTCCTCGACAAACGGCCGTGCCCCGAAGCGCCGAGGCGGCACGAGTACGTGGTGACGGAGCGCGGCGAGGCCCTGTGGCCGGTGCTCCGCGCGCTCGGGGCGTGGGGGCGCGACCACATCTCCGGCACCAGGCCGCCGCGCTATTTCCGGCACGCGGCGTGCGGCACCGAGCTGGGTGCCGGGGGCGACTGCCCGGCCTGTGGCGGCCCCGTCCCCGTCAGGGACGTCGAGATGCTGCCGGGCCCCGGGCTCGATCCGGACCCGAAGGATCCGGTCAGCCGCGCGCTGGCCCGGCCCCGCAGGCTCCTTCAGCCGGTCGAAGTCGATCCTGTATAA
- a CDS encoding fumarylacetoacetate hydrolase family protein, with amino-acid sequence MKLLRVGTSGAERPALLDAEGTLRDLSGVVADIDGSVLADAAALDRIRAAADAGDLPVLDADGLRVGPPVGRIGKVVCIGLNYHDHARETGVEPPAEPVVFFKAADTVVGPDDTVLVPRRSVKTDWEVELAVVIGRTARYLESAEEALAHVAGYAVAHDVSEREFQIERGGTWDKGKNCETFNPLGPWLVTADEVADPQALSLKLWVNGELKQDGTTADQIFPVAEVVRYVSQFMTLHPGDVINTGTPAGVAMGQPEPKPYLRAGDVVELEVEGLGRQRQELKDA; translated from the coding sequence ATGAAGCTGCTGCGAGTCGGTACGTCAGGCGCGGAGCGCCCCGCGCTCCTCGACGCCGAGGGAACCCTCAGGGACCTGTCGGGGGTGGTCGCCGACATCGACGGCAGCGTGCTCGCCGACGCGGCCGCGCTCGACCGGATCAGGGCCGCCGCCGACGCCGGTGACCTGCCGGTACTCGACGCGGACGGGCTGCGCGTCGGCCCGCCCGTGGGGCGGATAGGCAAGGTCGTCTGCATCGGCCTGAACTACCACGACCACGCCCGCGAGACGGGCGTCGAGCCGCCCGCCGAGCCCGTCGTCTTCTTCAAGGCGGCGGACACGGTGGTCGGCCCCGACGACACCGTCCTGGTGCCGCGCCGCTCCGTGAAGACCGACTGGGAGGTCGAGCTCGCCGTGGTCATCGGACGTACGGCGCGCTACCTGGAGTCGGCCGAGGAGGCGCTCGCGCACGTCGCGGGGTACGCGGTGGCGCACGACGTGTCCGAGCGGGAGTTCCAGATCGAGCGGGGCGGCACCTGGGACAAGGGCAAGAACTGCGAGACGTTCAACCCGCTCGGCCCCTGGCTCGTCACCGCGGACGAGGTCGCCGACCCGCAGGCGCTGTCGCTGAAGCTCTGGGTCAACGGCGAGCTGAAGCAGGACGGCACGACCGCCGACCAGATCTTCCCGGTCGCGGAAGTGGTGCGCTACGTGAGCCAGTTCATGACCCTCCACCCCGGTGACGTGATCAACACGGGGACGCCGGCGGGCGTGGCGATGGGCCAGCCGGAGCCGAAGCCGTACCTGCGGGCCGGTGACGTGGTGGAGCTGGAGGTCGAGGGGCTCGGGCGGCAGCGGCAGGAGTTGAAGGACGCGTAG
- a CDS encoding YidC/Oxa1 family membrane protein insertase, protein MSAFMSLFAELVGHIADLLDPLFHASATAAAIVLFTACVRLLVHPLSRAAARGQKARARLNPQIAELRKKHAKNPEKLQKAVLELHRKEQVSPLSGCLPSLFQLPAFFLLYHLFSSSSIGGDANTLLDHTLFAAPLGGRWTDALADGGVFGAQGLVYVGLFLLVAAVATFNFRRTKSQMGANPLPQGGDQQVPGMGAITKVMPLMSFMTLFTVAVVPLAAALYVVTSTTWSAVERAVLYRDMPGTAGVLATAG, encoded by the coding sequence ATGTCCGCCTTCATGTCCCTGTTCGCCGAGCTGGTCGGCCACATCGCCGATCTGCTCGACCCGCTGTTCCACGCCTCGGCGACCGCCGCCGCGATCGTGCTGTTCACCGCCTGCGTACGGCTCCTCGTCCACCCGCTCTCGCGCGCCGCGGCCCGCGGCCAGAAGGCGCGCGCCAGGCTGAACCCGCAGATCGCGGAGTTGCGCAAGAAGCACGCCAAGAACCCCGAGAAGCTCCAGAAAGCCGTCCTCGAACTGCACCGCAAGGAGCAGGTGTCGCCGCTCTCCGGGTGCCTGCCGAGCCTCTTCCAGCTGCCGGCGTTCTTCCTCCTCTACCACCTGTTCTCCAGCTCCAGCATCGGCGGCGACGCCAACACGCTCCTCGACCACACGCTCTTCGCCGCGCCGCTCGGCGGCCGCTGGACGGACGCGCTGGCGGACGGCGGGGTGTTCGGGGCGCAGGGCCTGGTCTACGTCGGACTGTTCCTGCTCGTCGCGGCCGTCGCCACGTTCAACTTCCGGCGCACCAAGTCGCAGATGGGGGCCAACCCGCTGCCCCAGGGCGGTGACCAGCAGGTGCCCGGTATGGGGGCGATCACGAAGGTCATGCCGTTGATGTCGTTCATGACTCTGTTCACGGTGGCCGTGGTGCCGCTGGCGGCCGCGCTGTACGTGGTGACCAGTACGACGTGGAGCGCGGTCGAACGAGCCGTGCTGTACCGGGACATGCCGGGCACCGCGGGGGTTCTGGCTACCGCCGGGTAA
- a CDS encoding serine protease, which produces MVYDEHFIEIFRSGCRQGAECRRGADCGQDEGLGQGDSCRRGSGVRLTREFALTAAHCLKDRELKGLDLVMLRLSDGKQAMGKVHDHDRRSDLALLNLTFAEGEDVRLPRVCFDDARQDEEWKATHQPPDTDDVLTGSVADVSYEYGDPEKGVNVCALRLNCHVSMDDYTKFAGSPVERGDPYRPTAVLGLIVKRHAGTVGDTVFAGTIREAVRQFDRFRFRIEDLARDQWPLSVRPYSVEASETEQKLRINAAVAEALKKSGHDSVVAVHWIRR; this is translated from the coding sequence GTGGTGTACGACGAACACTTCATCGAGATCTTCCGCAGCGGCTGCCGGCAGGGAGCCGAATGCCGCCGGGGGGCCGACTGCGGGCAGGACGAAGGGCTCGGGCAGGGTGACAGCTGCCGCCGCGGCTCGGGTGTGCGCCTCACCCGGGAGTTCGCCCTCACCGCCGCGCACTGCCTCAAGGACCGTGAGCTCAAGGGCCTCGACCTGGTCATGCTCCGCCTCTCCGACGGCAAGCAGGCCATGGGGAAGGTGCACGACCACGACCGCCGCTCGGACCTCGCGCTCCTGAACCTCACCTTCGCCGAGGGCGAGGACGTCCGGCTCCCCAGGGTCTGCTTCGACGACGCGCGGCAGGACGAGGAGTGGAAGGCGACGCACCAGCCGCCCGACACCGACGACGTGCTGACCGGCAGCGTGGCCGACGTCTCCTACGAGTACGGGGATCCGGAGAAGGGCGTGAACGTCTGTGCCCTGCGGCTCAACTGCCACGTGAGCATGGACGACTACACGAAGTTCGCGGGCAGCCCGGTGGAGCGCGGCGACCCGTACCGGCCGACGGCGGTCCTGGGCCTCATCGTGAAGCGGCACGCGGGCACGGTGGGGGACACGGTCTTCGCCGGGACCATCCGCGAGGCCGTCAGGCAGTTCGACCGGTTCCGGTTCCGGATCGAGGACCTGGCGAGGGACCAGTGGCCGCTCTCCGTCAGGCCGTACTCGGTGGAGGCGTCCGAGACGGAACAGAAACTGCGGATCAACGCCGCTGTGGCGGAGGCCCTGAAGAAGTCGGGGCACGACTCCGTGGTGGCGGTGCACTGGATACGCCGCTGA
- a CDS encoding MFS transporter, with translation MSPRLARASTAPAPATTPTPGTPAPNTPALPSGTPHARATLAVTSAATAVTLMTYTAPMITLPDTAAALHTPLSAQAWLLNGTPLGLAAVLLVAGSLADDYGRRRIFLSGTVALGVTAVLSALAGSTWLFTLARLAQGAASAAILASSLGLLVHAFPAGAGRIRATGIWGACVSGGIAAGPPVAGALTGEGPDGWRWAYAALGAAALAVAALAPHALTESRAARRGRPDLAGAATLGLALTALVAALTLGRDGWLRAPVAALLVAAAVLLAAFVAVEHRVRTPMLDLALLRRPLFLASTTGALFTGFSVIGLFSYLPTLLQHTLGLSVMGTAWLLVIWSGTSFVAALQARRLTGRVSARHQLAVGFALHAVAAVTMLGAASSGSWTRLLPGLLVSGAGSGLLNAALPLLSVESVPAERTAMGSGANNTARYVGSAAGVALMIAVSTSTDDLAHGANLAMTVSAGLAVLATVSVLLLRERRRD, from the coding sequence ATGTCCCCCCGCCTCGCCCGCGCCTCCACCGCCCCGGCACCGGCCACCACTCCGACACCGGGCACCCCCGCTCCGAACACCCCTGCTCTCCCGTCCGGCACCCCGCACGCCCGCGCCACCCTCGCCGTCACCAGCGCCGCCACGGCCGTGACCCTCATGACGTACACGGCGCCGATGATCACGCTCCCCGACACGGCCGCCGCCCTGCACACCCCGCTCTCCGCCCAGGCCTGGCTGCTCAACGGCACACCGCTCGGTCTGGCCGCGGTGCTCCTGGTCGCGGGGAGCCTCGCCGACGACTACGGCCGACGGCGGATCTTCCTCTCCGGCACGGTCGCGCTCGGCGTCACCGCCGTGCTCTCCGCACTCGCCGGGTCGACCTGGCTGTTCACCCTGGCCCGCCTGGCCCAGGGCGCGGCGAGCGCGGCCATCCTCGCGAGCAGCCTCGGACTGCTCGTGCACGCGTTCCCCGCCGGCGCGGGGCGGATCAGGGCGACCGGCATCTGGGGCGCGTGCGTGAGCGGCGGCATCGCGGCGGGCCCGCCGGTCGCGGGGGCCCTGACGGGAGAGGGCCCGGACGGCTGGCGCTGGGCGTACGCCGCACTCGGCGCCGCCGCCCTCGCGGTCGCCGCCCTCGCCCCGCACGCGCTGACCGAGTCCCGCGCCGCGCGCCGCGGCCGCCCGGACCTCGCGGGCGCGGCCACCCTCGGCCTGGCCCTGACGGCGCTGGTGGCCGCCCTCACCCTCGGGCGGGACGGCTGGCTGCGGGCGCCCGTGGCGGCGCTCCTGGTCGCGGCAGCCGTACTGCTCGCCGCGTTCGTGGCGGTGGAACACCGCGTCCGCACCCCGATGCTCGACCTCGCCCTGCTGCGCCGCCCGCTGTTCCTGGCGTCGACGACGGGCGCCCTGTTCACGGGGTTCTCCGTGATCGGTCTGTTCAGCTACCTGCCGACGCTGCTCCAGCACACGCTGGGCCTCTCCGTCATGGGCACGGCCTGGCTGCTCGTGATCTGGTCGGGCACGTCCTTCGTGGCGGCGCTGCAGGCCAGGCGGCTCACCGGCCGGGTCTCCGCCCGCCACCAACTGGCCGTCGGCTTCGCCCTGCACGCCGTCGCCGCCGTGACGATGCTGGGCGCGGCGTCCTCGGGCTCCTGGACCCGGCTGCTGCCCGGCCTCCTCGTCTCCGGCGCGGGCAGTGGCCTCCTGAACGCGGCGCTCCCGCTGCTCTCGGTCGAGTCCGTGCCGGCCGAACGCACCGCGATGGGCTCGGGCGCCAACAACACGGCGCGCTACGTCGGTTCGGCCGCGGGCGTCGCCCTGATGATCGCGGTGTCGACCTCGACGGACGACCTCGCGCACGGCGCGAACCTCGCGATGACGGTCTCGGCCGGCCTCGCCGTGCTCGCCACGGTCAGCGTGCTCCTGCTGCGGGAGCGGCGCCGGGACTGA
- a CDS encoding DUF3311 domain-containing protein: protein MIARRPHLLWLLVPFVLYLGVLPFANRVRPVVLGLPFLFFWLLCATVLTPVCVAMAHRGDRKKKAERAAS from the coding sequence GTGATCGCTCGACGTCCCCATCTCCTCTGGCTGCTCGTCCCCTTCGTGCTGTACCTCGGGGTCCTGCCGTTCGCCAACCGCGTCCGGCCCGTCGTCCTCGGGCTGCCTTTTCTTTTCTTCTGGTTGCTGTGCGCGACGGTGCTCACCCCGGTCTGCGTGGCGATGGCCCACCGGGGCGACCGCAAGAAGAAGGCGGAGCGTGCCGCGTCATGA